The following coding sequences are from one Macaca mulatta isolate MMU2019108-1 chromosome 7, T2T-MMU8v2.0, whole genome shotgun sequence window:
- the NFKBIA gene encoding NF-kappa-B inhibitor alpha: MFQAAERPQEWAMEGPRDGLKKERLLDDRHDSGLDSMKDEEYEQMVKELQEIRLEPQEVPRGAEPWKQQLTEDGDSFLHLAIIHEEKALTMEVIRQVKGDLAFLNFQNNLQQTPLHLAVITNQPEIAEALLGAGCDPELRDFRGNTPLHLACEQGCLASVGVLTQSCTTPHLHSILKATNYNGHTCLHLASIHGYLGIVELLVSLGADVNAQEPCNGRTALHLAVDLQNPDLVSLLLKCGADVNRVTYQGYSPYQLTWGRPSTRIQQQLGQLTLENLQMLPESEDEESYDTESEFTEFTEDELPYDDCVFGGQRLTL, translated from the exons ATGTTCCAGGCGGCCGAGCGCCCCCAGGAGTGGGCCATGGAGGGTCCCCGCGACGGGCTGAAGAAGGAACGACTGCTGGACGACCGCCACGACAGCGGCCTGGACTCCATGAAGGATGAGGAGTACGAGCAGATGGTCAAGGAGCTGCAGGAGATCCGCCTCGAGCCGCAGGAGGTGCCGCGCGGCGCGGAGCCCTGGAAGCAGCAGCTCACCGAGGACGGGGACTC GTTTCTGCACTTGGCCATCATCCATGAAGAAAAGGCACTGACCATGGAAGTGATCCGCCAGGTGAAGGGAGACCTGGCCTTCCTCAACTTCCAGAACAACCTGCAGCAG ACTCCACTCCACTTGGCTGTGATCACCAACCAGCCAGAAATTGCTGAGGCACTTCTGGGAGCTGGCTGTGATCCTGAGCTCCGAGACTTTCGAGGAAATACCCCCCTACACCTTGCCTGTGAGCAGGGCTGCTTGGCCAGCGTGGGAGTCCTGACTCAGTCCTGCACCACCCCGCACCTCCACTCCATCCTGAAGGCTACTAACTACAATG GCCACACGTGTCTGCACTTAGCCTCTATCCATGGCTACCTGGGCATTGTGGAGCTTTTGGTGTCCTTGGGTGCTGATGTCAATGCTCAG GAGCCCTGTAACGGCCGGACTGCCCTTCACCTCGCAGTGGACCTGCAGAATCCTGACCTGGTGTCGCTCCTGTTGAAGTGTGGGGCTGATGTCAACAGAGTTACCTACCAGGGCTATTCTCCCTACCAGCTCACCTGGGGCCGCCCAAGCACCCGGATACAGCAGCAGCTGGGCCAGCTGACACTGGAAAACCTTCAGATGCTGCCGGAGAGTGAGGATGAGGAGAGCTATGACACAGAGTCAGAGTTCACGGAGTTCACGGAGGATGAG CTGCCCTATGACGACTGTGTGTTTGGAGGCCAGCGTCTGACATTATGA